A stretch of the Bos indicus isolate NIAB-ARS_2022 breed Sahiwal x Tharparkar chromosome 13, NIAB-ARS_B.indTharparkar_mat_pri_1.0, whole genome shotgun sequence genome encodes the following:
- the JCAD gene encoding junctional cadherin 5-associated protein isoform X1 — protein sequence MYSVEDLLISHGYKLSRKLPAPHEDDGERRQPARTTVPAGPGLLNGCDDGPAALPRGKASPGTGLLSDPESRRLGPRGHGERPSTAAAARISEAGFYHQPVLAWSSQPLTGRSHAYWRRREQEAREDPGGRGPVPSLPAHPREGPWEVGGRSEHVMKKAVWEDELGMAGPARWQDVSVRSWNQPPRLGRQMSDGVGEKLFQDLYPFMLGEHGLTSQSKGKSQSLPRVLSPESLSCMEVPIPLSDGHLPGVPKVPLQPPNCASNLESTRNPKKAGTSAPLPQPRFGRPLKPPSYGSQPHSKAGAENGSYTDSRQLDPGAAHSARTNSARQDLYGPDPGLEPPVYVPPPSYKSPPQPAAHPCPEEAVSRHEGRGRRVPQHPMERPAAGGQPLSGSRGAGSEWGASPCSPVGVPPQPHHTTAYDGSILIIPFDDPRIRHIKLPRPHGFWEDVKLDGAVPAPDPRSLQQEGAVWGPSGKERGPAPADPSPSWLWGQPPRNGEDGSSPDQRDPCIVTQRKQPDVSGSPQEYPESLVSSPSPQGESSCEMQTQLRKFEAGLQPKRSSKKKTSETIFCLVSIPVKSESQLPGTDTNNNDLKQSAALQEQSVLSLSSTDLELQALTGSMATRTELPRPDPGGPGRGRQADDLRFPSPAKHRALAWPGPWPGHHFRDQQTQTSFAHEPQSLQPLPGERPGGSPDPVLPPRCLDPAPFEVQMHMALASSDPNQRPGAHSPKSQGSLSPSSNSAFSGSSWPRNQGPVPRASLGQQGSDGPGRRASPVSRGEVIKGETTGPCNSRQLFGQFLLKPVSRRPWDLISQLESFNKELQEEEGSSGSSSDGSGSEDSDTELPWGSCARPAPQLPGLLKDIVPEDPRTRPGRVKSKSESWSEEGRPRSPRPWQAEGRGSVWLSPPGSWIAEDGDREVEDRVAQLAVSPRPVKRAISSGLNDAKPEPPPDPAEQREPLPSQELPGSHGAVELSAAGPPRAGGGEQGSTRAPLSLAGKSRGLSAPDLRSVGLTLVQEHSTSQLAGSPGDANAIEIPPNESLEARAARILGIEVAVESLLPGAQRAGQRRHPEPDGSALRPESPRQEAAASLAQPNESTAPADAFYGRRKCGWTKSPLFVGERDSTRQVPRASEPADVDGAVPTKAPETPPSPLESQPFLPKDVETKPPFRSTLFHFIERTPNLAFSEKKLRNTSRVIESLQEKLVSPPRKADPDRLTRMKEVSSVSRMRLLTSRAADSAEEPKAERGPGAWLGGLVAPSAGHKLSDPQGALSLEADGHPAARRENGGRDFWCPGEESGRGAGVQVAFDVLRTSKCLVGR from the coding sequence GTTCTACCATCAGCCGGTGCTCGCGTGGTCCTCGCAGCCCCTGACCGGCCGCAGCCACGCCTActggaggagaagagagcaggAGGCCCGGGAGGACCCAGGGGGCCGAGGCCCCGTCCCCAGCCTGCCCGCGCATCCGAGGGAGGGTCCCTGGGAAGTTGGAGGAAGGTCTGAGCACGTGATGAAGAAGGCTGTTTGGGAAGACGAATTGGGAATGGCGGGTCCCGCCAGATGGCAGGACGTCAGCGTTAGAAGCTGGAACCAGCCCCCGAGACTAGGCAGGCAGATGTCAGACGGTGTTGGCGAGAAGTTGTTTCAGGACCTGTACCCGTTCATGCTTGGGGAGCACGGGCTGACCTCCCAGAGCAAAGGGAAGTCCCAATCACTGCCTCGAGTCCTTTCCCCTGAGAGCCTGAGTTGCATGGAGGTCCCCATCCCTTTGAGTGATGGCCATTTACCAGGTGTCCCTAAAGTGCCACTTCAGCCTCCAAATTGTGCTTCCAATTTGGAATCCACCAGGAACCCCAAGAAGGCTGGCACCTCGGCCCCCTTGCCCCAGCCCAGGTTTGGGAGACCCCTCAAGCCCCCGTCTTATGGCTCCCAGCCACACTCCAAGGCCGGAGCAGAAAATGGCAGCTACACAGACAGCCGGCAGCTGGACCCGGGTGCTGCCCACTCAGCCAGGACGAACAGTGCCAGGCAGGACCTCTACGGGCCTGACCCCGGCCTGGAGCCCCCAGTGTACGTGCCCCCACCCTCGTACAAGTCACCACCGCAGCCCGCCGCACACCCCTGCCCCGAGGAGGCGGTGTCCAGGCATGAGGGCAGAGGCCGCCGTGTACCGCAGCATCCAATGGAGAGGCCTGCTGCTGGCGGTCAGCCTCTTTCTGGCTCCCGGGGAGCTGGGAGTGAGTGGGGGGCCAGCCCATGCTCTCCTGTTGGTGTCCCCCCACAGCCCCACCACACCACGGCTTACGACGGCTCCATCCTGATAATTCCCTTCGACGACCCACGGATACGACACATTAAACTACCCCGACCCCATGGATTCTGGGAAGATGTGAAGCTGGATGGTGCGGTCCCTGCCCCTGACCCAAGAAGCCTGCAGCAGGAGGGGGCCGTGTGGGGCCcatcagggaaggagaggggtcCTGCCCCTGCTGATCCCAGCCCCTCGTGGCTGTGGGGCCAGCCCCCCAGGAATGGAGAAGACGGCAGCTCTCCTGACCAAAGAGACCCCTGCATTGTCACACAGAGAAAGCAGCCTGATGTGAGCGGCAGCCCACAGGAATATCCAGAAAGCCTGGTGTCCTCCCCGAGCCCCCAGGGCGAGAGTTCATGCGAGATGCAGACCCAGCTCAGAAAGTTCGAGGCAGGGCTGCAGCCCAAGAGAAGCTCAAAGAAAAAAACGAGCGAGACGATCTTTTGTTTGGTTTCCATCCCGGTGAAATCGGAGTCCCAGCTGCCAGGTACGGACACGAACAACAATGACCTGAAGCAGAGCGCGGCGTTACAGGAGCAGAGTGTGCTCAGCTTGTCCTCCACCGACCTGGAGCTCCAGGCGCTCACGGGCAGCATGGCCACGAGGACAGAGCTGCCAAGACCAGACCCAGGGGGCCCAGGACGGGGCCGGCAAGCAGACGACCTCAGGTTTCCCAGCCCTGCAAAGCACCGCGCGCTCGCATGGCCTGGCCCATGGCCTGGGCACCACTTCCGAGACCAGCAAACACAAACCAGCTTCGCTCACGAACCTCAGAGCCTGCAGCCCCTCCCAGGGGAGAGGCCAGGGGGCTCCCCTGACCCCGTGCTGCCTCCAAGGTGTTTGGACCCCGCACCCTTCGAGGTTCAGATGCACATGGCGTTGGCATCCAGTGACCCGAACCAGAGGCCCGGGGCTCATTCCCCGAAAAGTCAAGGGTCCCTCAGCCCATCCAGCAACAGCGCCTTCTCCGGGTCTTCCTGGCCCCGGAACCAGGGTCCCGTGCCAAGGGCCAGCCTGGGTCAGCAGGGCTCTGATGGCCCTGGCCGCCGAGCCAGCCCCGTGTCCAGGGGCGAGGTGATCAAGGGGGAGACCACAGGCCCCTGCAATAGTAGACAGCTGTTCGGGCAGTTCCTCCTGAAGCCAGTAAGCCGCCGCCCCTGGGACTTGATCAGCCAGTTAGAGAGTTTCAACAAGGAGCttcaggaggaggaaggaagtagTGGCAGCAGCAGTGATGGTAGTGGCAGTGAGGACAGTGACACAGAGCTGCCCTGGGGGAGCTGTGCCCGCCCGGCACCCCAGCTGCCAGGCCTCCTGAAGGACATAGTGCCCGAGGACCCCAGGACCAGGCCGGGCAGAGTCAAGAGCAAGTCCGAGAGCTGGAGCGAGGAGGGGAGGCCTCGgtcccccaggccctggcaggcaGAAGGCAGAGGTTCCGTGTGGTTGTCGCCCCCCGGGAGCTGGATTGCTGAAGACGGGGACCGAGAGGTTGAGGACAGGGTGGCCCAGCTGGCAGTCAGCCCAAGGCCTGTGAAACGAGCAATATCTTCTGGGTTGAATGATGCAAAACCCGAGCCCCCACCCGATCCAGCAGAACAGAGGGAGCCCCTGCCCAGCCAGGAGCTCCCGGGCAGTCACGGAGCTGTGGAGCTGAGTGCAGCCGGCCCTCCGAGGGCGGGCGGTGGGGAGCAGGGGAGCACAAGGGCGCCCCTCTCTCTTGCCGGCAAATCCCGAGGCCTGTCTGCACCAGACTTGAGGTCTGTGGGGCTGACGCTGGTGCAGGAGCACAGTACCAGCCAGCTAGCGGGGTCTCCGGGTGATGCCAATGCAATAGAAATACCCCCAAATGAGTCCCTCGAAGCCAGGGCCGCCAGGATCCTCGGCATCGAGGTGGCTGTGGAATCCCTGCTGCCAGGCGcccagagggcagggcagagacGGCACCCCGAGCCGGATGGAAGTGCCCTCAGACCCGAGTCCCCCAGACAGGAGGCAGCGGCCAGCTTGGCCCAGCCCAATGAGTCCACCGCACCCGCCGATGCCTTCTATGGCAGGAGGAAGTGCGGCTGGACCAAGAGCCCTCTGTTCGTAGGTGAGAGGGACAGCACCCGGCAGGTTCCCCGGGCCTCTGAGCCCGCGGATGTGGACGGGGCCGTCCCCACCAAGGCCCCCGAAACTCCGCCCAGCCCCCTGGAGTCCCAGCCTTTCCTTCCCAAGGACGTGGAGACAAAGCCACCCTTCAGGTCCACCTTGTTCCACTTTATAGAAAGGACCCCAAACTTGGCATTCTCAGAAAAGAAGCTCCGAAACACTTCCAGAGTGATCGAAAGTTTACAGGAGAAGCTGGTCTCCCCGCCCAGGAAGGCGGACCCAGACCGCCTGACGAGGATGAAGGAGGTGAGCTCTGTGTCTCGGATGAGGCTCCTGACTTCCCGGGCCGCGGACTCCGCGGAGGAGCCCAAGGCCGAGAGGGGCCCCGGGGCGTGGCTGGGAGGCCTGGTGGCTCCCAGTGCCGGGCACAAGCTCTCCGACCCTCAAGGTGCTCTGTCGCTGGAAGCAGATGGGCATCCAGCAGCACGAAGGGAGAACGGCGGCCGGGACTTCTGGTGCCCAGGTGaggagtcaggcagaggggcGGGCGTTCAGGTTGCATTTGACGTCCTGAGAACATCTAAATGCCTAGTGGGTAGATGA